TGGCCGATGTGGTTGGGGCGCTGGTTCCTGTCCTGGAGTATCCCATGGTCGAGATCCAGCGCACGGAAGTCACGGTCCTGGAGATCGTGTAGGCGACGTTATATTCCGGGAGGACGAGCCGATGTACAGGATGGACGAAAGCCAGCCTCCCTTGATTCTAAAAGCACCGGATTTTTTGTAAGATTGGTTTTTTATAAGAGTTTTTTATAAGAATTTTTTATTAAGAATAAGAAAGGAAGTGAAGCGCAAATGGCTGATTTGAGACTGACCTTCGACGGTGGACAGGGGAAAAAACTTGCCATGACTTTTTCCAACGCAAACCCCGCAACGCCCGCCGGCAGCGTCAAGGCCCTGATCGCGAAGATTCTCGCGAACAAGGAGATTTTCTCCGAGGAGCCGGGCAATATTCTCAACGCGGATTTTGTCACCACCACGGTCACCCCCGTCAACCTCAGCTGACCGCGGCGTGTTATAAAGGTTAATTAAACGAAAAGCCCCTCTCTCTTCGGGGGGAGGGGTTCAGGGGAAGACAAAGATATTTTTAGAATACCTAAGTCAGCCTAAGTTAATTTACATATACGCAAAAGAAAGGTTGGATTTATTATATGGAAACCTTCACTCAGACCCTCCTGCAGAACGGGTTTTCTGTTGCGGTGGCGGCGTTTCTGCTGCTGAGAATGGAAAACGAGCTGCGGGCGCTTCGAGGAGCCATAGATCGTCTGCGATACTGTCAGAACTGCTGTTTTTCTCCCATAGCGGCGGCAGGGCTCGTCAGAAACGCCGGAGAAAACTTCGAAGGTATGACCGGAAAGGGAGGTGTGCCTGAAAAAGCTGAAAAGGGAAGATTGATTGTCAGGGAAGGGATAAAAAGTGTCTCATGAGGTACGACGTCAGGTATTTCAGGAGTCGGGAGTTTTTTTGTCCCTGTTGCGGCAGAGGGCGGATAGGGCGTGTGCTGGTGCTGTATCTGGACATGCTGCGGTCCGCCTGGGGAGGGCCTGTTGTGGTCAACTCCGGATGGCGCTGCGAGGCGCACAACGCGGAGGTGGGCGGTTCGAAAAACAGCCGGCACAAAATCGGCTGCGCGGCGGACGTCCGAGCGGAGCGGGGGGAACACGCGGACTTCGTGGCGCTGGCCATGAGGCTCTGCAAACTGCCTGGCTGGGAAGTGCGAATCTACAATTCCTTCATTCACATCGCGTCTCCCCGGGAAGAAGAGCAGCGCCTCTGGTACGGCGATCCCATTACGCTATGATTTTTTCTTTACGGTAAATTCAGGAGGTATTTTCCCTTGGGGGCAAGAGATGTAACTATGGATACAACAGATATGATGATGATGGATATAACGGTGGAGGAGTACATGCAGAAACCCTGGAGCTACGTCGTTCGCCCCCTCAAAGATGAAGTGGGACCCTATTTTCACGCGTCGGTGGTGGAGCTGGAGGGCTGTCAGGGCGCCGGAGAGACCTTCAGAGAGGCCTGTGAGAGCCTCTGGAGCTCCATGGCTTCCTGGTTCGAAAAGAAGCTGGCCGCCGGCGATTCTCTGCCCGAGCCGTCTCAACCCGGGGAGCCCTGCGAAAATTTTCGGGTGGACCTGCCCAAATCCCTGCATTCCCGCCTGATTCTGGAGGCAAAACAGGAAGGCGTCTCCCTCGGCTCCTACGCCCTCTACAAACTGAGCCGCTGAAGTTCGGGAGCTAAATATAGATGCAAAAAAACCGGAAGCGATTCACTCACTTCCGGTCTTCGTTATCCTCATTATCCTCAGTTTTGTCCACAGATTTTTACTTTTTTCGCGAAAAAAACCTCAGCCCAGCTCCCGAACCTTTTGCTCCATGAAGTCCAGTTTGCTCTGAGTGTCCGCCGCGGAGGCGAAACCCCGCTCCTGAAGGGTGGTCAGGGCGTAGCGGTAGACGCTGAAAAGCTCCTGCCCGTGAATGCCCAGCAACCCCCGCCCGATGTGCTGCTCGCCGCTCTGGAGCATACTTCCGCTCACGCTGGCCATCTGCATGAGAACCACGCCCTCCGGCGTCATTTTCAGCTCGGAAATGGCGTGCCAGGTCTCCTGCCCGTTGCTGAGGCGGTTGGTGACCTCCGTCCTCATCTGGTCGAAGTCGGACATCAGCCCCAGTCCGATGTACATTTCGATATACATCTCCTGAAACTTGTCGAGGCAGGCTTTGACCGCCTGCTCCGTGACCTGCGGGTCCACCGACGGCTTCGGTGGCTCCATCGTCGTAACGGAAGGAGTGGCCACGACGCCCATGGGTGAGTTTTTGATGCTTTCGATCAGGTTCATGTCAAAATCCCCGTCGCCCCGAAGGCCGTCCACGGCAATCCCTCGAACCGGAGTTCCGGACCTGCCTCGTGACGCCGGAGCGGAGCGACCCTGTTTCGCTTTTTTGGGGGATGAGCGTCTTCCCACCAGCATCAGCAGGAGCAGCAGCAACACCACTGCCGCGGCCGCGCCGGCGACGCTGTACGGATAGCCCGGCAGGTCCTGAAGGATCTCCAGAATGATCTCCATCCGTTCACGTATCAATTCCAACCTCAACGCCCCCCGAAGCTCAGGATTTGTACACAAACTCACATGACTGACAAACAGTATACACTAAATTGGAACTTTCCGCAGGAGCCTCTTTCTTATGCCTCTTTCTCATGGGTTCAGGCCCCTGTTTTATGCCTGTTTTTAATTCGCTGTTTTTACTCGTTGTGGCGAATTTCGATCATGTCGCCGTCCTTCACGACGTACTCTTTGCCCTCAAGGCGCAGAAGGCCCCTGTCCCGGCAGGCGGCCAGAGAGGCTCCCGCCGCGATGAAATCCTCGTAGGCCACCACCTGAGCGCGAATGAAGCCCCGGGCCAAATCGCTGTGAATGGCCCCCGCCGCGTCCACGGCGTTGTCGCCCTGATGCAGGGTCCAGGCTTTGACCTCGTCCTTGCCGCTGGTGAAAAAGGAAATCAGTCCCAAAAGGGAGTAGGCGCTGTGAATCAGGCGGTCTCGGCCCGGTTCCTCGATGGAAAGCTCCGTCATGAACTCCTTCTGCTCCTCCGGCGAAAGCTCCGCCAAATCCATCTCCAGAGAGCCGAACACCCGCACGGCCCCCAGCCCCTTTTCACGGAGAGCGGCCTCCAGAGGGGATTCCGCCATTCCCGCCTGAGTTTCGTCAAGGTTCAGCACCACCAGTTCCGGCTTCAGCGTCAGGAAGGCAAATCCGGACAGGGAGCGTTTC
This DNA window, taken from Synergistaceae bacterium, encodes the following:
- a CDS encoding DUF2922 domain-containing protein — its product is MADLRLTFDGGQGKKLAMTFSNANPATPAGSVKALIAKILANKEIFSEEPGNILNADFVTTTVTPVNLS
- a CDS encoding YvrJ family protein, with protein sequence METFTQTLLQNGFSVAVAAFLLLRMENELRALRGAIDRLRYCQNCCFSPIAAAGLVRNAGENFEGMTGKGGVPEKAEKGRLIVREGIKSVS
- a CDS encoding type II toxin-antitoxin system HicB family antitoxin; amino-acid sequence: MDTTDMMMMDITVEEYMQKPWSYVVRPLKDEVGPYFHASVVELEGCQGAGETFREACESLWSSMASWFEKKLAAGDSLPEPSQPGEPCENFRVDLPKSLHSRLILEAKQEGVSLGSYALYKLSR